Part of the Candidatus Campbellbacteria bacterium genome is shown below.
GTCAGAAAGCAATTGATGATGCAAAAAATAAAGCAGAACAATTGGCAAAAGACCTCGGTGTAAGAATCGTGCGCATTGTAAGTTTCTCGGAAAATGGTGGTGGCTACTACCCAATGATGTTTAAGGGTATGGAAGCAACAGTATCAAGTGATTCTTCAGTTCCACCCGTCCCCCAAATTCCAGTTGGTGAGAACAAAATCACTGCAAACGTTTCTATTACGTACGAAATTCGCTAGCTCTGCACTCGTCTCATATTTTGTAGAAGCACGAAAACCGCCTGGTGGCGGTTTTCTCCTTCCAGCGCCGCCGCGCTTCCAGAGGCTTCTACAAAATAGAGACTCACTCCGTACCCCGAACTTTTGTGTTACAAAAGTTCGGTGAAAATACAAGAAGTGCTACAATATACCTAACACCCTAACACCTTTTCATGCACTTTGATTTACAACAACTCATTCAGTTTCTTGTTGATACAAAAATGCTTTCCCTTGGTAAGGCGCAAGAACTTGAAAAACGGGCCCTCGAGCAAAAAATGTCGTTTGAGGATCTCGTTGTGTCCGAGGGAATTATTCCTGAAGATGATTTGCGGAGAGCAAAATCGCACGTTCTCGGCATTCCATTTGTTGATTTAAAGAATGAAAAAATAGATTTCAAAACACTGTCGCTCATTCCTGAACCGATTGCTCGTTCAAATAATGTTGTTGCATTTCGTGTTACGGGCACAGATTTAGAGGTTGCCATGTTGGATGTGCAGGACCTTAAGGCAATTGACTTCATAAAAAAGAAAACAGGTCTTAGCATCCTTCCGCGTCTTACCGATGTTGACTCAATAAAAAATGCACTCATTCAATACCAACGAAGTTTGAAATTGGAGTTTGGTGATATTTTGAAAAATGAGGCAGCTGCACTTTCTGCTACATCGGGAAGTGTTGGTGAAAATGCCTCTGGAGAAACACTCAAAAAGTTAGCCGAAGATCTTCCCGTGGTACGTATTGTTGAAACGCTTATCCGCCACGCGGTTGTTGAGGGTGCATCTGATATTCATATTGAACCCATGGAAAAGGATTTGCTTATTCGGTACCGCATTGACGGACTACTTCATGATGCAATGACCTTACCCAAACAGGTTTCGGCCGGAATAGTCGCGCGCATTAAGGTGCTTTCCAATTTAAAACTTGATGAAAAACGACTACCACAGGATGGACGATTTAAAATGGACATTGAAAGTGAACGTGTGAGTTTTCGTGTTTCAACACTTCCTATTTACTACGGAGAGAAGATTGTGATGCGTATTCTTCACGAAGGCGCATCCGGTTTTACACTTGAAACACTCGGTTTTCACGGAGAAGGACTTGAAGCGCTCCATTGGGCAACAAAGCAGGCAACGGGATTGATTCTTGCAACCGGTCCGACTGGGTCAGGTAAGACAACGACCCTGTATACAGTTTTGGATATTCTCAACACACCAGATGTAAACATTTCAACCATTGAAGACCCAATTGAGTATCAGATGCCACGGGTAAATCAGACGCAAGTAAAACCAGAAATAGGGATGACGTTTGGAAATGGATTGCGCGCACTTGTTCGTCAGGACCCGGATATTATTATGGTGGGAGAAATTCGTGATGGAGAAACGGTCGGACTTGCAATCAACGCCGCATTGACCGGACACCTCGTACTCTCAACAATTCACACAAACTCCGCAGCTGGTGCGGTGCCAAGAATGTTGGACATGGGTGCGGAACCATTTCTTATCGCATCTACGCTCAAGGTCATTGTTGGTCAGCGTCTTGTGCGTGTTCTTGCACGAAAAGAAAAATATTCTCTGTCTGCGGATGAATTAAAAGCGCTTGGTAAGTCAGTTGACCTTGATCGCATGCTCGGCTTTCTTATAACCGAAGGATTGGTTGCAAAGAACGCAACGTGGAAAGAAGTTCCGTTCTATCGTCCAAAAGAAGTGAAAGACGGAGATGATGGATACAAGGGGCGTATTGGTATTCATGAGGTGCTTAAGGTTTCAAGTGCACTACGCGAACTTATGATTAAACGTGCCTCAATGGAAGAAATGGAAAATCAAGCAAAGAGCGAGGGAATGATGACGATGATTGAGGACGGTGTCTTTAAGGCGGTTATGGGTTTGACGACCCTTGAGGAGGTGTTGCGTGTGGTTACCGAATAACTCTCCACTCGCCTAGATTGCCTCAAAAGCACGCGTCGTTTTCTGCTGAAAACGCGCTCACTCTCGGACTCACGTCCTCCGAGAGTCTTTTTCGGCAATAGGCGAGCTCCGTACCACGAACTTTTGTTGTACAAAAGTTCTGTAAAATACACAGAATCCACCACGTGTGGGTTTTTTTGTGCGTAACTATGCGATAATGGTGCTATGCGTTTGAAGTACAAAGCGGTAGCGGCTACAGGTGAAGTCTACGAAAAAATTACGGACGCGGAAGATTCATTTGCGCTTGCCAAACAACTCACCGAAGAAGGTGAAACCCTTGTTGTTGCGACCGAAATAAAAGAAAAGGTATGGTATCAGCGATTTAATATTGACTTCGGAGGTGGTATTAAAATTACAGAGAAGATTACGTTTGCAAAAAATCTTGCAGCAATGGTTGATGCGGGTCTTACAATATCGCGAGGTATCGCAATTATGGAACGACAATCAGGAAGTAGAAAGTTTCGTGAAGTACTCTCTCTTATTGGTGCAGAAATTCAAAAAGGAACACCTGTTTCAGCTGCGTTTGCAAAATTTCCAAAAGTATTTACAACGCTTTTTGTTGCCATGGTTCGTGCTGGAGAAGAATCGGGGAAGCTTGGAGAGGCACTACGTATTACCGCCGAACAGATGGATAGAAGTTTTGCACTCCGCCGTCGTATTCGTGGTGCGATGATGTATCCAGCCGTTATTATGTCGCTCATGGTGGTTATTGGTATTCTCATGCTCATGTATGTTGTTCCGACACTGACGACTACCTTTAAAGAATTAAAAGTTGACTTACCAGCAAGCACCCAGTTTATTATTACCATTTCGGACGGACTCGCAAATCATCCAATACTCTATATTGGAGGACTCATACTTTTTGTTGTGTTGTGTATGCAGGCACTCCGAACTACTACGGGAAAGCGTCTGTTTGAACGTGCCATCATGCATTTGCCGGTTATTAAAACACTTGTGCAACAAACAAACTCTGCGCGTATGGCACGAACGTTCGCTTC
Proteins encoded:
- a CDS encoding GspE/PulE family protein, with translation MHFDLQQLIQFLVDTKMLSLGKAQELEKRALEQKMSFEDLVVSEGIIPEDDLRRAKSHVLGIPFVDLKNEKIDFKTLSLIPEPIARSNNVVAFRVTGTDLEVAMLDVQDLKAIDFIKKKTGLSILPRLTDVDSIKNALIQYQRSLKLEFGDILKNEAAALSATSGSVGENASGETLKKLAEDLPVVRIVETLIRHAVVEGASDIHIEPMEKDLLIRYRIDGLLHDAMTLPKQVSAGIVARIKVLSNLKLDEKRLPQDGRFKMDIESERVSFRVSTLPIYYGEKIVMRILHEGASGFTLETLGFHGEGLEALHWATKQATGLILATGPTGSGKTTTLYTVLDILNTPDVNISTIEDPIEYQMPRVNQTQVKPEIGMTFGNGLRALVRQDPDIIMVGEIRDGETVGLAINAALTGHLVLSTIHTNSAAGAVPRMLDMGAEPFLIASTLKVIVGQRLVRVLARKEKYSLSADELKALGKSVDLDRMLGFLITEGLVAKNATWKEVPFYRPKEVKDGDDGYKGRIGIHEVLKVSSALRELMIKRASMEEMENQAKSEGMMTMIEDGVFKAVMGLTTLEEVLRVVTE
- a CDS encoding type II secretion system F family protein; protein product: MRLKYKAVAATGEVYEKITDAEDSFALAKQLTEEGETLVVATEIKEKVWYQRFNIDFGGGIKITEKITFAKNLAAMVDAGLTISRGIAIMERQSGSRKFREVLSLIGAEIQKGTPVSAAFAKFPKVFTTLFVAMVRAGEESGKLGEALRITAEQMDRSFALRRRIRGAMMYPAVIMSLMVVIGILMLMYVVPTLTTTFKELKVDLPASTQFIITISDGLANHPILYIGGLILFVVLCMQALRTTTGKRLFERAIMHLPVIKTLVQQTNSARMARTFASLLSSGVEIVSGIGITSDVLQNSFYKAVLKEAETEIQKGTQLSVVFARYPKLYPPMVTEMVAVGEETGKLPDMFLQIATFLETEVDQKTKDMSTIIEPLLMVVIGAAVGFFAVSMITPIYSLSSSI